The genomic DNA ATCGCTCTCCTCCTTGgcctttaccttcttctcctcaactTTGGCAGCAGGTTTGGCCTCTTCCTCAGAGTCGGAATCGGATTCAGAGTCAGAGCCATCGGACGAGGAGTCATCTGAAGATTCCTCCTTCTGACCCACGACGGCATCATCAGCATGGAACAGGTGCGATCACCGGCAAGATACACtcacagcagcagcagcggcagcagctgGCTtagcttcctcctcatcggATGAAGAGTCATCGCTTGAAGAATCATCCTCGGATTCAGATTCGGACTCAGAGCTTGAGCTCTCCGAAGGGGGAGGAGTGGGAGTCTTGGccttctttgacttcttggacttcttctcctcctatGAGCAGAATGTCAGCGAAAGATCTACAGTCGATCGATtgctcactcaccttggtggTAGCGGGAGCAGAAGCTACCTTCTCACCGTCCTTCTTGGACTTTTTCAAAGCCTTCTTATCGGCATTGTCTTTAGCTGCGACAGCAGGAGGAGCGGATTTAGCAGCCTTGGCCATTTTAGATGTTTTTCTTTTATGCGGATGAGGGGGATgtaaagaggatgaaggggaagaagaagaacgaggtCAAGTTGAGTGAACTTTTGGGTGGATCGGAAATTCCCAAAGTTTACAAAATTCAACTGATGCAGGAAAAATCTTGCCACCGGTGATCGCCGCTGAAAAACTTTTCAACAAAGCGTGGATGTGGCGAATATACCTTTGTGTCACGTGTTGACAGAGTGGGGGTTAGACGTTACATAATCTTTTTACCACTCGGTACGGCGGTACTCGGCCGAATAGGTCCTGTGATGACACTGTATGTATGCTGATTGCACTTTTGTTTGATGGACCAGGAAAAACCACTGCAACTCTCACTACAACACCACAACGGAGCGcctccatcacccatctcacaTCTCTTCACTCCTCAATTGAAAGGTTTCTCCTCCAGCGTCATCTCCTACAGCGACTCAAAAGCATCACCACAATGTTCTCACGATCAGCATCTCGAAGTGTAGTGTCCTCTCTCCGGTCCTTACAGGTGAGTCCACCTTCGCATGAATCACGACACAGCTGAACCTGGTACTTCCTCTCTCTCAGGCACCCGTAAGGCATTACAACTCTGCCTTCGGCTCGTCAACACCCACCTCTGCTTTTGCTGGTAAGAAGGGATCAGATGTGAGCGTTTCTCGAGGATACTTTCACGAGGGCAGAAAGGTGGAGCTTACAGGGTGTATAGGGAAACTACACCGTCACTTTGATTCCTGGTGATGGTATCGGTCCAGAGATTGCTCAAAGTGTCAAGGAGATCTTCGCTgctgccaaggtgagtaatctcAATATGACTTGTCCTCCAGGATAAACTTTGACGCACTCCTGGTCATAGGCCCCTATTAAGTGGGAGGAAGTAGATGTCACCCCAATCCTCAAAGATGGTAAAACCGTTATTCCCGAAGACGCTGTGACatcgatcaagaagaacacTGTTGCTCTCAAAGGTCCTCTTGCTACTCCTAGTACGTGTCATTCGGCTTCCCGTTCTTTGCCTTCCAATCGAATATGGCTGTTACCACCCCCAGGGGATTCCTTCACGTTTAGCTTCCTGGACACCTGTCCTTATGATCTACTCCAAGAACGATTCTTTCGTTGCACAATCAATTTAGCTGACAAATTGTACAGTCGGAAAAGGTCACGTATCCCTCAATCTTACCCTCCGACGAACATTCTCCCTCTTCGCCAACGTACGACCATGTGTCTCCATCCAAGGTTACAAGACCGCTTATGACAACGTCAACACTGTATTGATTCGAGAGAACACCGAGGGAGAATATTCAGGTATCGAGCACGAGGTGAGCTAGCAGATACTTGATTCATTGCTCCTTAATACACCAGCTGACAGCAGAATACCTTAGATCGTTGACGGTGTAGTACAAAGTATCAAACTTATCACTCGAGAGGCTTCCGAACGTGAGCCGCCCAAGTCTTTCAATTGAAGGCTTAGAGTTGACAATGGACTTAGGTGTCGCTCGATATGCTTTCCACTACGCTTCTGAGAACGGTCGAAACAAGGTTACTGCCGTGCACAAGGCCAACATCATGTACGTGCAATCAGCTAGCCTTAGCAGAAATTCCctaagctgatcatctcgctGTAGGAAAATGTCCGACGGAATGTTCTTGACTGCTTGTCGAGCCGTTGCTAAGGAATACCCTAACATCGCTTACGACGAAGATTTACTTGATCGAGTTTGTTTGAGAGTGAGTTGGACTAACCTATAAGGACAGGCCAGGGGGACTGATCGATATCACTTGTAGATCGCTACCGACCCTACTCCTTTCGCTGACCGAGTCATGGTTATGCCTAACCTGTAAGTGTGCTTGAAGCGTGAAAAATGcaaatcaagctgattctcCCGCGTATCTAGTTACGGTGATATCTTATCCGATTTATCAGCCGGTTTGATCGGTGGTCTTGGTCTTACCCCATCAGGTAACATTGGTAGAGTGAGTGCTAGCTACACGTATACCTCCGAGCCCATAGCTAACGTCGATGCCATTCAGGACGCCTCCATCTTCGAAGCCGTGCACGGTTCCGCCCCTGATATTGAGGGTAAAGGACTCGCTAACCCTACTGCCCTCCTGCTCTCCTCCTTGATGATGCTTCGGTGAGTGCTTGGCGAAGATCATAATAGATATCGCCCTGAACGcacaaagctgatcatgcACGTTCACTTTAGACACATGGGTCTCTATGAGCTCGCTGACAAGATCGAAAAAGCTGCTCTATCTGTGAGTGCCTGTCCTGATTTGCCCTCCATACCTACGTTTTTAACAAATCTTGactgtcttcttcctcatcttttTATGCTAATTGTTACGTCCTACAATAGACCATCGCCGAAGGTAAAGCCATCACCCGGGATCTTGGTGGTAAAGCTGGTACTCGAGAATACACCGATGCTATCTTGGCTAAACTCAAGTAGTTAGATCTAGGAAAAACAATATCTTATTCATATATAGGGTGATGTGATGAAATATCAAAAGGAAAATGCGAAAACGAACACATGATGAGAGGGGGATGTAATCACTCATAGAAGATGTCAGcatgatgacgaggatgataggtACTTCGATTGCATCGCTTCGGCATTTGTCATGATGGGATATCCCATGGTCATGAGCTGGCACGAGGATCAGAATGAGGTAGCTCTGTACGCATCTTGGTAAGATCTCGATTGCAGCACACTGAGGAATATGGGAT from Kwoniella mangroviensis CBS 8507 chromosome 1 map unlocalized Ctg02, whole genome shotgun sequence includes the following:
- a CDS encoding isocitrate dehydrogenase, NAD-dependent, coding for MFSRSASRSVVSSLRSLQAPVRHYNSAFGSSTPTSAFAGKKGSDGNYTVTLIPGDGIGPEIAQSVKEIFAAAKAPIKWEEVDVTPILKDGKTVIPEDAVTSIKKNTVALKGPLATPIGKGHVSLNLTLRRTFSLFANVRPCVSIQGYKTAYDNVNTVLIRENTEGEYSGIEHEIVDGVVQSIKLITREASERVARYAFHYASENGRNKVTAVHKANIMKMSDGMFLTACRAVAKEYPNIAYDEDLLDRVCLRIATDPTPFADRVMVMPNLYGDILSDLSAGLIGGLGLTPSGNIGRDASIFEAVHGSAPDIEGKGLANPTALLLSSLMMLRHMGLYELADKIEKAALSTIAEGKAITRDLGGKAGTREYTDAILAKLK